Proteins from a single region of Runella sp. SP2:
- a CDS encoding universal stress protein produces MKTILVPTDLSDVSEYALDVAVEIAKKQGATVSLLKKIVFPTLEYTMIDNEFYESKDDFYKYLTQDSKERLKDMVDKPKYGDVKFRFKIMRDTDSLASIVTQQNVDLIVMGSMGATGWKEWTKGSNAEQVVRYSRCPVLVVKAPVAAFKRVVVAIDFENIGFIKTSLAFLGTSQIEPHFVYVDNGMVKFDGPQLKNEMGKLALELGLTNYEFTIFNDDTVEQGILDYAKEVEADIIVMYTHGRKGFDHFINGSIAEDVVNHADIPVLVSH; encoded by the coding sequence ATGAAAACGATACTTGTCCCCACCGACCTGAGCGATGTCTCTGAATATGCCCTTGATGTCGCCGTAGAAATTGCAAAAAAACAAGGTGCAACGGTGTCGCTGTTGAAGAAAATTGTTTTTCCAACGCTCGAATACACCATGATAGACAACGAGTTTTATGAATCGAAAGATGATTTTTATAAGTACTTAACGCAAGACTCGAAAGAGCGCCTCAAAGACATGGTGGACAAGCCAAAGTATGGCGATGTAAAGTTTCGATTTAAAATTATGCGGGATACAGATTCGCTGGCGTCGATTGTGACGCAGCAAAACGTTGACCTTATTGTGATGGGTTCTATGGGTGCAACAGGCTGGAAAGAATGGACAAAAGGTTCTAATGCAGAGCAGGTTGTGCGTTATTCTCGCTGTCCAGTGTTGGTGGTAAAAGCACCCGTTGCTGCCTTTAAGCGCGTTGTAGTAGCCATTGATTTTGAAAATATCGGATTTATTAAAACGTCATTGGCTTTCTTAGGTACTTCACAAATAGAACCCCACTTTGTGTATGTTGACAACGGAATGGTAAAATTTGACGGGCCGCAGTTGAAAAATGAAATGGGAAAACTTGCGCTTGAATTGGGCTTGACAAATTACGAGTTTACCATTTTTAATGATGATACTGTTGAGCAAGGAATTTTGGATTATGCCAAGGAAGTTGAAGCGGATATTATAGTGATGTACACGCACGGGCGCAAGGGCTTTGATCACTTTATTAATGGAAGTATTGCCGAAGACGTTGTTAATCACGCGGATATTCCAGTTTTAGTGAGCCATTAA
- the pyrE gene encoding orotate phosphoribosyltransferase: MQNHSDVSRQIAAHLLNIEAIRLRPDQPFKWSSGWNSPIYCDNRLSLSYPEVRTYIKNALANAIRVAFPAAELIAGVATAGIAQGALVADVLHMPYAYVRPEPKKHGMGNQIEGRILPGQKVVVLEDLISTGGSSLKVVDVLREAGAEVLGMAAIFTYGFALADENFSQKGVELMCLSNYDSLIQEALKLDYVTEGQLETLAQWRKDPGSWGV; encoded by the coding sequence ATGCAAAACCACTCGGATGTATCGCGTCAAATTGCGGCGCACTTACTCAATATCGAGGCCATTCGTCTTCGCCCCGACCAACCTTTTAAATGGAGTTCGGGCTGGAATTCACCCATTTATTGCGACAATCGTCTTTCACTTTCGTATCCCGAAGTGCGAACTTACATCAAAAATGCCCTTGCGAATGCCATTCGCGTTGCTTTTCCCGCGGCCGAACTTATTGCGGGTGTAGCAACAGCAGGCATTGCCCAAGGTGCATTAGTGGCTGACGTCCTCCACATGCCGTATGCGTATGTCCGTCCTGAACCCAAAAAACACGGCATGGGTAATCAAATCGAAGGGCGTATTTTGCCAGGCCAAAAAGTAGTGGTTTTAGAAGATTTGATTTCGACGGGAGGTAGTTCATTGAAAGTAGTGGATGTGTTGCGTGAAGCAGGTGCGGAAGTCTTGGGAATGGCAGCAATTTTTACCTACGGTTTTGCATTAGCCGATGAAAACTTTAGCCAAAAGGGAGTAGAATTAATGTGTTTGAGCAACTACGATAGTTTAATTCAAGAAGCCTTGAAATTGGATTATGTAACTGAAGGCCAATTAGAAACGTTGGCGCAGTGGCGTAAAGACCCAGGAAGCTGGGGCGTATAA